TTTGTTTATCCAATAAATTTGGGTGACTAGAAAAATCCGTTGTTTTCACTTTTAAGTATGTACTTGTAAATTCGTATTTTGACCTGATCGATAAATTAGTTTAAATTGTACTGATTGATTTAAACGAAGAAGATTCATGTGTAGTGTAATGATACATTTGTTATCATTTTCAAATGGATGGTCAAGAATCAAACTTGGGTAAAAGGAGACAATTGAGAAACAAGGTTTACAGGATATTTCAGCTGGAATTGAATTTGTAATATTGTTAATTCAATGAGTTTGATCGATTCTAGCCTATATAAGAATGTTCATAGGTGTCAACTACGGagtactatgtagtgtgatgacacatctgttactattttaaataaatggtcAAGAATCAAACCCAGTAATGGAGACAATTGAGAAATAAGATTTAAAATGCCTTTGTTTAGATTTCAActtgtaatattatttattcaattGTTCAATGAATTTGAACTATAATGGAAATTCAACTTTCATTCATTGTGatgtaaaaataattgttttatatataatactgatcaaatcatttttaatttatatattatttaatagttaTAGATCTAATCTATTTCTCcataacatattatattttaataatttatttaccaAACTCAAAGTATATGTATAGCCGTATAGGGACAAAGGAAGCGGAGCATCTTGAAGCAAAAACAATGGTGGACTGTAAGAGAAGATGGAGTGAAAAGATACAGTCTAGGGCTAAACCAAAAATTAAAGGCTAAGCTGGATGACACAAACAAAAGTTCAAAACCTGAAAGATTAAGTGATGCATTGATCAAGAATCAGAAATGGAGGAtgatggcggcggcggcggcagttTGTTTTGGGAAGAGAGTTTCAGGAGCGGCGGAGAAGGGTGGAAGAAGGGATCATCGGTCCAGTTTTTCTCCCCCCAGTGTCTAAGCATGCTCTTCCAATTACACAGCCGATCCGTACACCTCTTCATCCGGCTATCAGtgattttgattttccagtggcCGTCGGGGAAATTGGCGGCCTCCGCCTGCCGGCGATCCCACTCCAGCTGCGCCTTCTGCTTCGATCGCAGCAGGCAAAAGTCGCGGAGCTCCGGCGGCATGCTATCGTGCACTCTCCACCACTTATCGTGCGCCGCGTCGGTTGCGAACTCCTGCAGAATGTCCACGTTCCAGTTGCAGTCGTAATCGCGGTAGCACAGCCACGGCTTGTAACCTAAGTAGTGTACGGCGTAGAGCACCGGCGGATCCGCCGCGAAGAGCTCGGTTTTCCTCTGCTTCACCGCCGCCTCGTCGCCCGTCCAGAAATGCTTCAGGAAATTCATGTGCTTAGGGATCCGATGCCACCACGTGAAGATCTCGTTCAGGTAGCCTTGATCCCCGCCGTTGTAGGACTCGATCTCGTCTATGTGATCCATGAGGAGGCGGAACGTGCAATTGGACGGCTCGATCACCATCACGCCGGAATTGAACAGAGTGCCGTTATTCCCGGTCGCCGAAATTTCCGGCATTCCGAACAGAAAATCTATGTTTCTGAGGATGAGCAAATCCGCATCGATGAAGATGATCTTATCGTAGTCAGTTAGTTGCCATAACCTGAACTTGCTGTAATTCCATTCATTGTAAGCGTCTTTCTCGGCCTTAGGGTTCCTTATTCTCTGTATCGTCCGAATCTTCCAGCCGGCGGCTTCCAGTCCACTCCGGTGGTACTCGCCGATCGTATCATCAACGAGAATCACCAGGTCCCTGGTTGATCCCGCCATTCTTATGCTCTGCGCTGCAGCTATGGCTCCACACACGTATACATGAGCTGTTGAATGCAGGACCGTCGCATAAGCTTCCCGCTTTGGCTCCCCTGGACGCCCTGCATTCAAAGTTTTAagttgaaaacatttttaatcGTTCATTTTAGCTACTACGACAAAGAAAATGACGATTTTTAGTACatattatgtaattaatatgCTCAGATTCTagtaagaaattttttttgccaaggaccttgtagtccagtggcgtcaaacccttccctttatatagGAGGtggtgagtttgagcctcagtggaggcgatactgactcttgtgcttcaatagattgagaaagtagttatgggTTAgtagtgggtttgagcctcagtggaggcgatactgactcttgtgcttcgtAGTTATGGGTTAgtagtgggtttgagccttgagaaagtagttatgaaccgatactgcattgtaatagagttagtagtttcaaaaaaaaaaagtaagaaatttttttaaaatactccaattacacatattttatctgtttaatagtttttttttttttgagtactactgaatctgttacaatgtagtatactcgaacccactcccatcaacCATGTGGGAGTATAAACGgaacaccggatgccactagaccacaatgtctttggctttgtttaataatttaattgtactttaaaaaaagtttggtgacttaattgtaaaaaataataagtttaataacatatttgacactttttcctaaaatatattatacCTGAAAAATCTAAGCTCACAAAACACGAAATCCCTAGCCTGCGGAGTTCGAcaaattattgcgtggaccatgaatataaaatacatttttaatatactaaaagtacattgttTTTGTAtggaaggtatattatttgatagtatatataaaataatgtactttcaatacttaTACTTTacgtataaaaataatatacttttagcaTATTAAGAATGTACGTTCTCTCACGGTCAACAGAGTTGTGCGGACCATGattcatgtaataatgattggcGAAGCTCCCATGGTCTCACACCTTGACTTGACTCGACAAAATCTATGGAGGTGTTAAATCACGATAACTTAGCGGTCCATTATGTAGGAAGACCGATGTCATATACTAATAAGGAGCCTACCCCATTGAGTGTAACTCTTCAATTGTAGGTACTTTGGTATAACTGAGCTACTATTGCAGACACGAACAAATCATACGAGTGAGACTGCACgtttatattcaaaataatgtACCGAGGAAACTAACGAAAACTTGACAGATTTTGACAGACCTTTGGCACCAAATGGGAGGGCAAGTTCACATGATCCAACCGGGAGATTCAGCTTGTCTCTCAGGACATTCAAGTCAGGTTTGTACAGCCACGAGTCGCCATTGCGGACCACGAGGTCCCGGCAGGGGAAAAGATTCGGGATCGGGAAGCATCTGGTGACGAAAAGCATGTGCACTAAGCGGTTGCCTTTAGCAGAAGTGGCCAAACCAGCAGCCGAGATCTGCAGGTGCAGCCTGCCTATGTCTCTTGACCAATTCCCTTCATTTCTGCAGGGAAGCTTCACTGCAATGAGGTCAATTCTCTGCCTCGGCACATCGATCCTCGGAAGAGAAGGGCAGCTGGGAACCTCGTCCAGCTGTTCCTCGTCGATCCATTCCGGATATAAGGCTTCCCAGCTCACATTCTGGGCTGCATGTTCGAGCTGCAAAACTGTCAGGTTTGCACTGGGAGGAATGACCTGTTTCCATTGCCTGATCTCCTGTTTGTCGAAATTGAGCACACCAATTCCTAGGATTTTCTCGTTTTCTGCTAAATTCTTGACAACCTCGGACACTTCACCCCAGTTAACATGAAAGTCTGATGCATACCTGGGATCTGAACCACCCCAAATCCACATCCTGTTCACCAAACTGATGATCAGCTCTGCATTATAATAAGCGTGAAATTGTTCGAAAACGAAacgagatatatatatatatataggggcaaaaacttgtgtgagaccatctaaCGGACCTTTATCCGTTAGGCTGGTCCGGTCAAGATGagatgtaatacttatactagcaaatacaatattaaatcatgaataaaatattaatttcatattggcccgactcgtctcacaaataaagatCCCTAAGATAGTTTTCAAGAATAAACATTCCTGAGACAATCTCACACGAGTGTGCAGCTTACCGGGAAACTGAGCGGGACGAATTGTTGCGACGACAGCCATTTGGGGTGGAGAGGAGGATTATGAAAGTGGCGGTTACCAACAAGACAAGCACACATTTCAGTGGTTGCAGTTTCAACCTCGTACCCTTTTCTTGAAAGGGCTGTTGGAAAGGCTTCACAGCATCTTCAACTTTTATCTTCTGAAGCCTTCTTTTGTGCACATCTTCTCTGTTTTGagcacatataatatataatatataaacataagcatgcaatccaactatcaacttagatttttaattgaaatgaagCATATACTTCAATTTCGTATCAAAACCAACCAATGTCAGGCTAACCACAACCAAGATGGCAAGAGATCCATGTAATCACAAGGTCACCAGTTCAAATTCTTGTAGCCCTTTGCCAGATAGGGTCACAAAACAGGGTTTATATACTCAATACAGTTGTGGGcatgttgaacatataatatataaatataaatgtgtaatccaacTATCTTACATTAACGCAAAGGATTCACATTCACTGCAAACATCAAGAATAACAAAACATAGAACTAACTCACATGGATCTCTGTCTGGGCTCCATCAAATTATGAGTTTCTGGGCAAGATTCCTTGAAGATCAGGCTGCAATGGAGGAAAGAAACATGGGATCTTCACAACATAGAACTAACTACTCAAGCATCATATCCCTGGAATCATCCAAATAATCAAGaatttaatgaataaaatattcatagCAATTAATCATGCATTATATTCATGAACATACACTCATCAAGGAAGAGTTTCCATATTTGCACAAGATATTTTGATGATATCCAATCTGGAGAtgagtatatatacacatatacatttAAAGGAAATGGttgcaaagaaaagaaaattacctAGGAAGGGGAGGGAGAGAATCCTTTTATGTTTGAAGAAACAGCAAAGGATTAATATAGTCATGCAAGGCTTCAGTTTCAATCCTtctattgtaaattaaaattaaatactttataataggaaataatatatacaactatatatgtgtatgtatagatACTATATATTTGCTTGAGGTGTACAGAATGTATTTTTCTGGTGGAGCACTGCACCAGAAACCAGAAGTCTTTTTCAAGGGAAAACTATTTGTTTACTGTCACCGAATTCTTTGCTTCAAAATTTCCAATccaaatatatacaaaaatgtgTGAAAAAGATGTAAAATATTCCTTTCATTTTCCACCCTCCCAATTCCCATTAAGTAAGACCTAACATCAATTTAGTCCATTAAGNAATTTAGTccattaagtaaaaaaaaaaaaaaaaaaagggggcaCGGTCCATCCATTTGGATAGACGAACGGCTAAGATTGctgaaataagaaaaaaatgatcatgtcaatTTTTTATGGAGTTCAAGATATAGCTAGTcgatgaaataaaaaaatttaggttataaatataaatctaatcttgtataatgtatttttgACGATTTAATAATGTCAAAATGGGAATTAATTGTACGTCTCCATTACGACAGGGGTTGGTAGCAGGATTAGGTCCATGAAAAGCATATGATTACCAATTTACCATTATATGATGTGAAAATGGTGATTAATAGGTCACATCTCACTTATTCCAAAATGAGAAATTCATGTAATCATTCCACGAACATGTTACATTACTCTTAATTGCAATGAAAAAGTATCAagtattttaagaatatttttttatttcttgacATGCATGCCATAACGCTTTATTTTTATAAGGTATTCATGAACTGTTTCGTTTCTTTGTAAATTGAAAAGAGTGCAAGTAACAATCAAATATAAACAAGATTTCGATACACATCAAGGACCGAATATTAGGGAATTGTTTATCTTTGAGTAAGAGTTAAACTCTATGAACTCTACTAAGACTGAACCTGAATTTGTCTCAAAGTGTCAGGAATATTGAATGcggtacaaaataaataaataaatataaaattagctTAGTTACAAGTTAATTATTACATAGGGAGTTGGTAATTAATTTGCACTTTATGGGTGTAGTTAAGTGGTCCATAGCATCATTAGCTGCAGTAATGCCTACTCAATTTCAACTCTAAAGTTATCACTTAGATAAGACCAGTTCGGATACACTTTCAcgctatattttattttattttttaaaatttattttatgtatttctATGTATTATAAGCGTAGCTTGCAAGATGTGTAAGAcaatatggtttttttttttttttttttgaacgcAAGACAATATGGTTTAATTTTGGCATCTTTTGACATagggtttttgttttgttttttttttcttttataataattttaaatgttgtTGTTAATTATTATATCCGAGGTGAGTTAAAACTTAAGGGagttatttaaagaaaatagtGTTGAATTGTAAATGCGATGGTTTGATAATATggttcacttttaaaagtgagaggaaattaaaaatttgcaagaattaaagatgCAATTTCAATCCGTTCCGAGAATATCCATTTAAATCCACACTAGGCCATGTGGATTGAATTTGTAGTTCCTCCATAGGAATATATAACCATTGTTGGCTTTGATATCTCCTCATCTAAATCTAAATGAGATATAGGAATGAGTCAATCAAATATCCATCCAATAAGTTCTTGgcatcaacaattttcttccaattcaaaaaaaaaaaaaaaaaaaaaaaaaaaaaNNNNNNNNNNNNNNNNNNNNNNNNNNNNNNNNNNNNNNNNNNNNNNNNNNNNNNNNNNNNNNNNNNNNNNNNNNNNNNNNNNNNNNNNNNNaaaaaaaaaaaaaaaaaaaagaaaaaaacacttaaaaatATTGGAATCaaaccctctttttttttttcttactactaaaattacataaatcatcaaaataaataattgccACCCCTCGCCGCCCTTCAACAATACCAAATATGGCGGTGGCGACACAAGGGGGACCATGTTGGAAACGATGTACCAACTCACCAAGCTGCTACACCCCACCATCTTCGATCCAACGAGGTTCTGTATCACTTACACTTTTACTATTTTCTTATTCTAATTATGGAGAGCTTCAAATCATTCTTAGCTCCAAGGTAAATATCATCATCCCAATCTTAGTCCCACAATAATAGTAACTTCTTGCTTAGACAAAGAATATTGGCAACATCATCCTGGTGTTAGATTCTCTCAcgtaaaatatgtaatattttttaattaaaatataatactttttgttcaataaaaaaatattgcattCTAGTACGGTCTCACACAAAATCTACTGCATGACGCCATGATATGTATGTTTAGCGAGATATAtactaatctaattaaattagTCAGACTTTATTTGCAATCACTCCCTCAGTCTATCAAAAGTGTTACTGCAACAGTcacaagtttgatttttgtcaatattttttcAGTCAAATCCATCACACAAGGTATTCCTAGTGTGATTTATCTCTCAATATACATTCTCAAATAGTGACCGTGAATTTCTCTtgtctgaaaaaaaaatattattgcatCATCTTAGTACACTCTTTTATCCCTTCTTATCATACATCATAATCCTGCAGGTCCAAATGCAAGTGTTTGGGCCGGGTAATTAAAACTAGCTATGATAACGCCTAAGTTGGATACTATCAAATTTGGAATCTAAATTAGGCAAATTGTGTGACATTGTGGACTAAATTTTTTTACTCAACTTgtgttcatttttttaaacaaaattatatatttgaaaattttatacaATTTCTTAATatggtatatttatttattaatcttgtaaaaaattattaaactaaaGCCAGGTGAATTTATATCTAACACTTTTTGCCGTAATCCCTTTTGAATTCTCTTTACCATAGCCAAAATTTTCCAATCCTTATTGCCCATTTCCAAAACGTTTTTGAAAATCCGAAAATGATAAACAGATgtcaatttgaaatttgaactttctaactacaaaagtcatgtttgaaaattctttgaaatgttttcttttttaaaattgaataatcatattatttctatatttacTCTAAATATTATTCCAATCATAATACTAGATCTTTGAATTTACAaaagaccttttttttttttttttttttggtaaattcaaaGGTCTAATATTATGTCTAGATGTTGTTTGATAAGCGTATTAGTTCTCCTAAACTTTCTTCttataaatactaatattataGTCAtagccggattttagggcgtgcaaaaGGCGCAATAGTACCAGATTCAATTTTTAGAAGGCCCAATATTTATGTTTGACCAgatatttaagaaataaaaaaaaatctataattaatcCTAAAACACCTCAGTTTTATCACAAATCACTTCTCTCTCCTAATAATTATGACCTAATTAATTAAGCCCTGAATTTAAAGAgataacttaaaataaaaacatatattttatgtattgattttaaagattgcgcttatacttttggtagtgtctcatttatttataagaatggggtcacaaaaaaaaaaaaaaattgaccctGGTCCTAACAAGAAACATAAGCATATTAAACATGCTTTCCATGATCTTTATGTGCAAAATGAGGACAACAGCTTGTAATCTCATCTTTTGCCTTAATGACAACCGAGTCATATCACCCctataagaataaaatgtgtaaCAAATTAAACTAGTATTTAATTGCtgcaaataatttcattaagaaaatcaaataatttcattGTTGCAGGTCCATTACCATGCAACATATAGCTGGAAGAaaatcaaatacaaataataacttCAACTAACATCAATATAGAAGTTGAACATATAGATGACAACAAGTAGGCAAGGTATACCTATATAACAATTTGGCACTCAATATTATTCAAGATATAAAATTGactctaataaaaataaaatactccaACCAATTCTTACtccaaccaaaaataaaattgactCTATATAACATTTTATGCCTAATATGATTTCTGACCATTATATAGCATTGTATCTTGAATATGGATTTTGACCATCATATTTTGATACGAGTGTATCCCTACATAACTATGCGCATACTAGTTCTTCTATAGCTTTACTCCTATTTTTTGTACTTAAGTGATGTAGGACAACAATTGAAATTGCAGCATCGCCATAATTAATCAGTTCGATAAGGCAGATTACATCATCTGCAACTAACACCTCATGTCCCCTATCCGCACATATATTGATAAATGGAGCATTAATATCAcatccaataaataaataagatgcAGAGAGTAATTCTTGAGCATTCAATAGATAAATAACATATTCATATAGAGATCAAATGAACCCTCTTCCTCCCCCTTGGCAAAATTAGTTTCAAAATAGTAATGATATTTTTGAGATTCTAGCATAATCCTCAAATTTATGAAGAAATAAGAAACAAAAGATGAAAGAGATGTGAGTATTACATGTGAGATTGATGAGAAGATAGGAACCCTAAATTCGGACttggagaagatgaagactgTGGACTGTCTGCATTTCTGCGAGGGaatctaaaattgaaaattgattcGTTGATGGATCtggaaatgaaaatgaaaggTCATTACCTCTCTGGTTTGTTATCCTGAAATCTAGCAAAAGAAGACAATAGTAAAGTCACTGAGACAACGGTAGAGTGTAGAGAAATGTCATGCGTTGATGTTAAGAGCAAAGAATGTAAAATGGTCAGGGAATCTAAGATTACATAAGATTAATAAGGGAATCGCATTTCctaaaaaatagataaaatatgATGTGGAGGTAAAATTTAATTCGAAAGAAATGTTATATAATTTCAACCAAAcatataaatgttatataacTAACTCAATGTAACCCTAGTTATCCAATATAaccccaaccaaacgcccccttatTGTAATGGCTAACAAAGTGGTGGCAAAATGAACCCCTATTAGTAACAGTGATGGGGTTCTCAACCAGATGTGCTTGAGAAGAACCTTGGACTTTGTACCCAAGTTATTGGGTAGCAAAATtgtatcaactttttttttttttttttgaaacttttAGGAAGAAAATGTATGATTCTTAATTAGAAATGTTAAATCTGAATGTTGGTTTTACGGTCACAAGGTAGTCGGACGATAGGTCAATACAACTGTAAAACAATTTAAGTAAAAATAAGAGAGCAAATTGACAGAGTAATCGCAAGAGAATTGGATCCAGAACCCCTTTTCAATGTCTCCCAATGGATATTTATACAAGATTTACATGTattgaaaaggaaagaaaaagagttAACAAATTTGATATTAGGAAAGCTGCCTAAACTGTCATACTCATTTACTAATATTGAAAAGGGAAATCTCGCCCAGAATTTGGAGGATATTCCTGGAAACTCTCCTTCCGCCGCCTATGAACACGGCACCCGGTTGGGCATACCAACCTGACCGCCTACGCTAGGCAAGTAGCCGAGTTTAAATAAATTTGACGCCCTGGCGAAGAGTCTGGATGTTGGGTCCTTCTAATCTTCTGAGTAACGTGGTCAAGCTGTAAGCCCCGAATGCTAGGATATGCTCCTAACTGGGTACCCTTCTCGAGAGTATCCATCAAGTGAAAATTTCCTAATAATGATAGGAccattattgaaaataaatcttattaagaaaaatatatgtgGGAGCAGGTTGCGATTGTCGAATATTACAAGGAAGACTTTTGTAATCAACGTAATAATATCAAAAGAATCCTAAAttttcacaaaaataaaaataagaaaatgaaaattcctATAGTCCAGAAATATAAAGCCATAAAGGCGGCCCactataaattattgaattcATTTCACAGCTCTCTTCCCCTTTCCCCAACCTCCCATCATCTCAACATCTCCAATCCATCTCCGTTTTCCCCTCATGGATTCCTTCCCACCGGAGTATCCCTTCGGCTTCGGCTTCGGCGTCGGCGACGGGGAACGGCCGTCGCCGACGAGGAGAGAGTTGCAAGGTCCACGCCCCACTCCGCTCCGGGTCAACAAGGACTCCCACAAGATCAAGAAACCGCCGGTTCCGCCGCACCCACCGCCGCGcacggcgccgccgccgccgcccgcCGCCGTCCAGAATCCCCAGCCGGTGATTATCTACGCCGTGTCTCCCAAAGTCATCCACACCACCGTCAGTGACTTCATGAACGTGGTGCAGCGCCTCACCGGGCCTTATTCCGGCGAGTCCTCCGCCGCCGCGGCCGGCGGATCCGGCGCCCTGTCGCCGGCGGCGCGGCTGGCGTCGATAGAGAAAACGAGTCCGTCCGAGAGAGAGAAACAGACGGAAATGGCGGCTTTTGACTCGACTGATGTTATAGAAATTGTGGGAAATTCCACGGTTGAAATGGGTCAGATTCCGGGGATATTATCGCCGGCGCCGACGAGCTTGCTGCCCATCTCGCCGCCGGGACTATTCTCTCCGGCGTCGGACCCGTTGATGTTCATCAACAACATATGGAGTATGAGCCCATCGGCGTTGTTTTCAGCTCCGCTGATTTCTCCATCTCCTTCCTCGCTTGATCTTTTCAATCCGTTCTTTGACTTTTGACcggaaaaacaagaaaattttgttttctCCGGTCGTCGGAGTGGAATGGGGTAAATTCTGGATTTTTGCAGAGAATTGTTATCAAATTTTTACTGTAATTAACTGATCTAGTATTAGGCCAGCAAGCTCTgattttactttaattaataaatagatggtaaaaaaattctcaattttatttctttaagcaaagtttttacctttttatttatttaaatgtaacttttaatatgtggtgtattttttttttaattaaaaaaaaaatctcatttcATTAGCAAAGCAAATGTGAAGCCAAAAGTCCAATGCCGTGGGGGGAGGGGCTctactttttgttttatttattttctttttaataattgagttgtttgatttttatttatttatttatttattgtggtcATTTTCTGTGGTATTGGACTATTGATGGTGGAGCAACTAGGGCAATAATGTGGGTGGTTCTTGTGATCTTATTGgttagtgcaattgaagatttGTACTTAGTCCATTATTGTATGATTTTAGCtgtattttaagaaattatattacatgcaattcaatttacttcatggtttaatatttaatttgtattaagagtttatatatatatactaactctattagaatgtagTAACCACTTATTATATCCCATTTAGGAGAGCGACTTCATGTCACTAGACTACAAGTTATTTTCATTCCATTAGTGAAATTGAGGATGCAGACAATTTCCCTTATTTTACTCTCCTAAGGATTTTCATATTTTAAGGATCACTTTGGCCTTATTCCTTCATGATAAGActaaatttgatttaaaataaagttTGTTTGACAAAGAAATTTACCAAGGGTTGTATCAATTATTGATTGACATGTCActataagtttatatatatatatatatatatatacataggtaAGGAGTAGTCTCGTGAAAATGTGCAATAATTCATTTGTCcatttaaaattacaaagagttgaaaattaaaagaaaaatgtgatgacattttcataattacaacattacatttaaaaatacttaataGTATATCAACAAATAACTGATCATGTACTTAGAATCTCTAATAGTGCACTCAAGTgtgtattatttataataatacattattaCTATAACCAAGAAGGCAACATCATTTGAAATTGAATATATAAGCACAATTGAAACAAGTAGGAATGAAAATCAAGATTGAAGTATAACCTAAAGAcccaaaaaatacaattctccATTGAAAGAAAAATCAATCTGGCTTTTAGAAGTCTTCTCTTTTCTGTAGCATAGCACCGTACAACAGCTGTCAGCTGCTATTATTGACTGCTACTCATCACACCATCGCAAATCATAAAAATACCATTGCGGCCCTCAAGACATTAAATTTTACTCCAAACTTATTTCCAATGACAATTACTATGAATATTGGggttttaatttgaatttaaaataactcATTTATGTAAGTCCAAAATATAATCCGTCAAAATTGAGAATAGTTTAGCTCCGATT
This portion of the Ipomoea triloba cultivar NCNSP0323 chromosome 5, ASM357664v1 genome encodes:
- the LOC116018935 gene encoding UDP-glucuronate:xylan alpha-glucuronosyltransferase 1 yields the protein MEPRQRSIEDVHKRRLQKIKVEDAVKPFQQPFQEKGTRLKLQPLKCVLVLLVTATFIILLSTPNGCRRNNSSRSVSRMWIWGGSDPRYASDFHVNWGEVSEVVKNLAENEKILGIGVLNFDKQEIRQWKQVIPPSANLTVLQLEHAAQNVSWEALYPEWIDEEQLDEVPSCPSLPRIDVPRQRIDLIAVKLPCRNEGNWSRDIGRLHLQISAAGLATSAKGNRLVHMLFVTRCFPIPNLFPCRDLVVRNGDSWLYKPDLNVLRDKLNLPVGSCELALPFGAKGRPGEPKREAYATVLHSTAHVYVCGAIAAAQSIRMAGSTRDLVILVDDTIGEYHRSGLEAAGWKIRTIQRIRNPKAEKDAYNEWNYSKFRLWQLTDYDKIIFIDADLLILRNIDFLFGMPEISATGNNGTLFNSGVMVIEPSNCTFRLLMDHIDEIESYNGGDQGYLNEIFTWWHRIPKHMNFLKHFWTGDEAAVKQRKTELFAADPPVLYAVHYLGYKPWLCYRDYDCNWNVDILQEFATDAAHDKWWRVHDSMPPELRDFCLLRSKQKAQLEWDRRQAEAANFPDGHWKIKITDSRMKRCTDRLCNWKSMLRHWGEKNWTDDPFFHPSPPLLKLSSQNKLPPPPPSSSISDS
- the LOC116020603 gene encoding protein MKS1-like; translated protein: MDSFPPEYPFGFGFGVGDGERPSPTRRELQGPRPTPLRVNKDSHKIKKPPVPPHPPPRTAPPPPPAAVQNPQPVIIYAVSPKVIHTTVSDFMNVVQRLTGPYSGESSAAAAGGSGALSPAARLASIEKTSPSEREKQTEMAAFDSTDVIEIVGNSTVEMGQIPGILSPAPTSLLPISPPGLFSPASDPLMFINNIWSMSPSALFSAPLISPSPSSLDLFNPFFDF